From a region of the Argiope bruennichi chromosome 8, qqArgBrue1.1, whole genome shotgun sequence genome:
- the LOC129981421 gene encoding uncharacterized protein LOC129981421 yields METLDKLKAKRKIIRTACTKLINKAYLLLESCDIESESDQEQLSEHLSSLEAKQLDLKSLNSEIEDLISDSALFDIEIQSSFEYEEQINEAKFKIKSKIKKFKTDQQPIPPLAANGSNAEENPGIYATLLQTANVQAENGANKIMARLLFDSGSQKSFLRCDLKQALNLKSIRQEKLLVYTFSNREPIEKIFDVVRFRIRSKFPPYQFLNIEALASEEITGADVYSNVDLKHVNKVIPATCNLSDSLENSTPIQILLGADFLCNVLRGEAKKINKNLFLQPTLFGDTLIGQIPDLQKRKHSSVFTVSCAVVETDLKRLWELDSFLLDGTSENKSRDNLGDFGKELKIKNGRYEAPLQWKTNETKEKLSNNFDVAEKRFISLEKKFNKDQALFERYNAVMQEQVNEGIIQMCHDECITGYVMPHREVFRETSSSTKTRIVYDASSKQGNNISLNECLLSGENLNPNLIDVILKFREHKIGFCGDIARAFLQIEVAELDRNYLCFLYYKNCDRSQPVTMYHFNRHCFGVTCSPFVLAATIKTHIKEYRDKYPLAYEMLNESLYVDDLFCGSSTVQDALKLSFDAVSILKDAKMNMRKFDTNSEELKNLWRNSDSMIEINEQADSHLKVLGLVWNNIDDTLGLDLRSLLSNLNDNECTKRNVLHTAAKLFDPSGFISPFLIRIKCLLQELWQAGVGWDEVFSRQLKENWHAWCKEIKYLQNFKIPRYYFPGTNFINKEDLQLHVFSDASLRSFGAVAYLRYKTSKNSFQTSFNSKTS; encoded by the exons atggAAACTCTTGATAAGTTAAAGGCGAAGCGCAAGATAATTCGTACTGCTTGTACAAAATTGATTAACAAGGCTTATTTGTTATTAGAAAGTTGTGATATTGAAAGCGAAAGTGATCAAGAACAACTTTCGGAACATTTATCTAGTTTAGAAGCAAAACAATTAGACCTCAAAAGCCTTAATAGTGAAATTGAGGATTTAATTTCTGATAGTGCATTGTTTGATATAGAAATTCAAAGCTCTTTTGAATATGAAGAGCAAATAAATGAAGCTAAGTTCAAAATCAAAAGTAAGatcaaaaagtttaaaactgaTCAACAGCCTATCCCACCACTTGCTGCTAATGGTTCTAAC GCAGAAGAGAACCCTGGCATTTACGCGACCTTACTTCAAACGGCTAACGTCCAGGCAGAAAATGGTGCCAACAAGATCATGGCTAGACTTTTATTTGACTCAGGATCACAAAAGTCCTTCTTGCGCTGTGATCTGAAacaagctttaaatttaaaatcaatacgCCAAGAGAAGCTTTTAGTTTATACTTTCTCGAACCGAGAACCAATCGAGAAAATATTCGATGTTGTACGATTCAGAATAAGGAGCAAATTTCCCCCTTATCAATTCTTAAACATTGAGGCTTTGGCTTCAGAAGAAATAACTGGCGCGGACGTATACTCGAACGTTGACCTCAAGCATGTAAACAAAGTCATTCCAGCCACCTGCAACCTTTCTGACTCCCTCGAAAATTCCACCCCTATCCAGATCCTGTTGGGGGCGGACTTCCTGTGTAATGTTCTAAGGGGagaagcaaaaaaaataaataaaaacttgttcttGCAGCCGACACTCTTTGGTGACACTTTAATTGGACAAATCCCAGACTTgcagaaaagaaaacattcttcCGTATTTACTGTATCTTGTGCTGTAGTGGAAACTGATCTGAAGCGCTTGTGGGAGTTAGATTCTTTCTTGCTCGATGGGACTTCGGAAAATAAATCCAGGGATAATTTAGGTGATTTCGGGAaagagcttaaaataaaaaacggACGATATGAAGCACCGTTGCAATGGAAAACAAACGAaacgaaagaaaaattaagtaataattttgacGTTGCGGAAAAGAGATTCATttctttagagaaaaaatttaataaggatcAAGCGTTGTTTGAGAGGTATAATGCTGTTATGCAAGAGCAAGTTAACGAAGGCATAATTCAGATGTGTCATGACGAATGTATTACTGGATATGTAATGCCGCATAGAGAGGTTTTCAGGGAAACTTCTTCCAGTACAAAAACTAGGATAGTATATGATGCCAGCAGTAAGCAAGgtaataatattagtttaaatgaATGCCTTCTTTCAGGAGAAAATTTAAATCCTAACCTTAttgatgttatattaaaatttagagagCATAAAATTGGATTTTGTGGAGATATTGCTCGGGCCTTTTTACAAATAGAAGTTGCGGAATTGGATAGGAACTATTTATGTTTCTTGTATTATAAAAACTGTGATAGATCTCAACCAGTAACAATGTATCATTTTAATAGACATTGTTTTGGTGTAACTTGCTCACCTTTCGTTTTGGCTGCAACTATTAAAACACATATCAAAGAATACAGGGATAAATATCCCCTTGCAtatgaaatgttaaatgaatcGTTATATGTTGACGATCTCTTTTGTGGAAGTTCCACTGTACAAGATGCGTTAAAATTGTCTTTCGATGCTGTATCGATCTTGAAAGATGCGAAAATGAACATGAGAAAATTCGACACTAattctgaagaattaaaaaatttgtggCGTAACTCTGATTCCATGATTGAAATTAATGAACAGGCTGATTCGCATCTGAAAGTGTTAGGACTTGTTTGGAACAATATCGATGATACTTTGGGACTAGATTTAAGATCTTTGTTGTCAAACTTGAATGACAACGAATGCACAAAAAGAAATGTGCTTCATACTGCTGCAAAATTGTTTGATCCTTCTGGATTTATATCTCCATTCCTGATTCGAATAAAATGTCTCTTACAAGAATTATGGCAAGCTGGTGTTGGATGGGATGAAGTGTTTTCcagacaattaaaagaaaattggcaTGCAtggtgtaaagaaattaaatatttgcaaaattttaaaatcccacGTTACTATTTTCCCGGCACAAACTTTATAAATAAGGAAGATTTACAGTTACACGTATTTTCTGATGCTTCCTTGAGATCTTTTGGAGCTGTTGCTTACTTAAGGTATAAAACTTCCAAGAACTCTTTTCAGACaagtttt AATAGCAAAACATCttaa
- the LOC129981423 gene encoding uncharacterized protein LOC129981423, which produces MFWVRIVQNDCYSSEIKCLKNNKPLPRDSKLLCLNPFLDNNDVLRVTGRLGKTTHLSTYEKHPIILPPKAKLTELLIWESHKRVFHSGVSHTLVQIREKFWILKARQTIKSLLGKCTICKRFNSSPGNQVIAPLPDIRVEQSSPFTIIGVDFAGPLFVKDSINKQYILLITCAVTRSVHLELVSDLTTDTFLLAFRRFISRRGLCSVVVSDNARTFKRAELEIKLIWNVPNHADVKNFYSANGIKWKYIVERAAWWGGFYERMVRTVKTALRKTLGKSCLTVEQLLTVLTEIEGMINSRPITYVGSDTEEPIALTPAHFLLGKRVTSLPSVRLHLDSNLSSRKCLIKAFNYREKLMRSFWSRWKNEYLLNLRSAHSSFVKNISPFKVNDVVLIKDHLPRNFWKLGKILELFPGRDGKVRACQVKTESSIIKRPIQLLYNLEIQD; this is translated from the coding sequence ATGTTTTGGGTGCGAATAGTCCAAAACGACTGTTACTCTAGCGAAATTAAgtgcttgaaaaataataaacctcTCCCAAGAGActctaaattattatgtttaaaccCTTTTCTTGATAATAATGATGTCCTTAGAGTCACAGGAAGACTAGGGAAAACAACCCATTTATCGACCTATGAAAAGCATCCAATCATACTCCCTCCCAAGGCTAAATTAACAGAGTTATTAATTTGGGAATCTCACAAAAGAGTCTTTCATTCTGGTGTATCCCATACGTTGGTGCAAATAAGAGAGAAGTTCTGGATTTTAAAAGCCAGACAAACCATCAAATCTCTTCTTGGAAAATGCACAATATGTAAACGATTCAACTCTTCTCCCGGAAATCAAGTGATCGCGCCACTTCCAGATATTCGTGTAGAACAGTCATCTCCATTTACGATCATCGGTGTTGATTTTGCTGGCCCTCTTTTCGTTAAAGATAGTATTAACAAGCAATATATCTTGTTGATAACCTGTGCAGTGACAAGAAGTGTTCATCTAGAACTGGTCAGTGATTTGACTACCGATACATTTCTTCTAGCTTTCCGACGCTTCATTTCTCGACGTGGCTTGTGCTCTGTGGTGGTCTCTGATAATGCACGCACCTTTAAACGTGCAGAATTAGAGATAAAACTCATTTGGAATGTTCCGAATCATGCAGATGTAAAAAACTTTTACTCTGCTAACGGAATTAAgtggaaatatattgttgaaagagCCGCCTGGTGGGGTGGTTTTTACGAACGAATGGTACGTACTGTGAAAACTGCTTTACGAAAAACACTTGGAAAATCATGTCTCACTGTTGAGCAATTGCTGACTGTCCTTACCGAGATTGAAGGCATGATTAACTCTCGGCCAATTACATATGTTGGTAGTGACACTGAAGAACCGATTGCTCTGACTCCAGCACATTTTCTTCTAGGGAAACGTGTTACCTCCTTGCCCTCTGTAAGACTTCACCTTGATTCGAATCTCTCTTCCAGGAAATgcttaataaaagcatttaattaccgAGAAAAATTAATGAGATCATTTTGGTCTAGGTGGAAAAATGAGTATTTGCTGAATTTGAGATCGGCCCATTCAAGTTTTGTTAAAAACATCTCGCCATTTAAAGTTAACGATGTAGTCTTGATTAAAGATCATCTACCTCGAAATTTCtggaaattaggaaaaattcttgaattatttccCGGAAGAGATGGCAAGGTGCGGGCTTGCCAAGTTAAAACTGAGTCATCAATTATTAAACGTCCTATACAATTGTTGTATAATTTAGAAATCCAGGACTAA